The following coding sequences lie in one Stenotrophomonas rhizophila genomic window:
- the atpC gene encoding ATP synthase F1 subunit epsilon, producing the protein MASLPPAAALPGIVADIAHGLPVQIISLTGEIWSGDVREISLPGSEGRFGVLAQHAPLLATLREGMVSVFPVGAEPPLHVYVSGGHVEVQPGKVIVLADLGLRSENLDDARARAAREAAASPMATELTNPDNAKVHAELALQRLQQLRSLPFK; encoded by the coding sequence ATGGCGTCACTTCCTCCCGCAGCAGCCCTTCCCGGCATCGTCGCCGACATCGCGCACGGCCTGCCGGTGCAGATCATCAGCCTGACCGGCGAGATCTGGAGCGGCGACGTGCGCGAGATCAGCCTGCCGGGCAGCGAAGGGCGTTTCGGCGTGTTGGCGCAGCATGCGCCGCTGCTGGCGACCTTGCGCGAGGGCATGGTGTCGGTATTTCCGGTCGGGGCGGAGCCGCCGCTGCATGTGTATGTATCGGGCGGGCATGTGGAAGTGCAGCCGGGCAAGGTGATCGTGCTGGCCGACCTGGGCCTGCGCAGCGAGAACCTGGACGACGCCCGCGCCCGTGCCGCGCGTGAGGCGGCTGCATCGCCGATGGCCACCGAACTGACCAACCCCGACAACGCCAAGGTGCACGCCGAACTGGCGCTGCAGCGCCTGCAGCAGCTGCGCTCGCTGCCCTTCAAGTAA
- a CDS encoding ribonucleoside-diphosphate reductase subunit alpha yields the protein MITEDSTLTHAAAALESTVASSGDGLWISKEGGNRRMPFEQARLLRSIQAVHAEFPQLDLADYQRAVLALVHRREQLSADELVDLLIREAESRIDLVAPDWEHFAARLYLRRLYKRASKNRFYDASLKYGSYVGLQESLADRNVYSIDILKAYSKEELEEAGAMIDPERDLLFAYNGLYLLATRYLATDPSRAVYELPQERWLTIALYLMQNEHLSGDRTRARRMRLVREAYWALSNLYMTVATPTLANAGKTGGQLSSCFIDTVDDSLQGIYDSNTDVARVSKHGGGVGAYLGYVRSAGAAIRGVANSSGGVVPWIKQLNNTAVSVDQLGQRKGAIAVYLDVWHRDIESFLDLRLNNGDQRLRAHDVFTSVCLPDLFMEAVERRGDWYLFDPYEVKRIKGWYLQEFHDEQRGQGSFRDRYAEVVADERISRRTIKAIDLFKRIMVSQLETGNPFMFYRDEVNRMNPNKHAGKVYSSNLCTEILQNMSPTRLMQEMISGDQIVTTRQAGDFVVCNLSSINLGRAVTAAPDLLSSDVLERLVPIQVRMLDNVIDLNQLPVPQATITNRKYRAIGLGTFGWHHLLALKQIDWNDTQAEDYADSLYERINYLAIQASMRLAEEKGRYSTFVGSDWQTGEYFRARHYDSPAWQELAAQVSVHGLRNGWLLAVAPNMSTAQIAGSSASIDPVYGAFYYEEKKDFRRPVAAPGLSLDTYPYYEKGAYRLDQFASIRQNARRQRHVDQSISFNLYVPSTIRASTLLALHMSAWREGLKTTYYVRSNDIDIDECEWCGS from the coding sequence ATGATCACCGAAGACAGCACCCTTACCCACGCCGCCGCCGCACTGGAATCCACCGTTGCCAGCAGTGGCGATGGCCTGTGGATCAGCAAGGAAGGCGGCAACCGGCGCATGCCGTTCGAGCAGGCCCGCCTGCTGCGCTCGATCCAGGCCGTGCACGCCGAGTTTCCGCAGCTGGACCTGGCCGATTACCAACGCGCCGTGTTGGCGCTGGTGCATCGGCGCGAACAGCTGAGCGCCGACGAACTGGTGGACCTGCTGATCCGCGAAGCCGAATCGCGTATCGACCTGGTGGCGCCGGACTGGGAGCACTTCGCCGCGCGGCTGTACCTGCGCCGCCTGTACAAGCGCGCCAGCAAGAACCGCTTCTACGACGCCAGCCTCAAGTACGGCTCGTACGTGGGGCTGCAGGAAAGCCTGGCCGATCGCAACGTCTACTCGATCGACATCCTGAAGGCGTATTCCAAGGAAGAACTGGAGGAGGCCGGGGCGATGATCGACCCCGAGCGCGACCTGCTGTTCGCCTACAACGGCCTGTACCTGCTGGCCACCCGCTACCTGGCCACCGACCCGTCGCGGGCGGTGTACGAACTGCCGCAGGAGCGCTGGCTCACCATCGCGCTGTACCTGATGCAGAACGAACACCTCAGTGGCGACCGCACCCGCGCGCGGCGCATGCGGCTGGTGCGCGAGGCCTACTGGGCCCTGTCCAACCTGTACATGACCGTGGCCACGCCCACCCTGGCCAATGCCGGCAAGACCGGCGGGCAGCTGTCGTCCTGCTTCATCGACACCGTGGACGACAGCCTGCAGGGCATCTACGACTCCAACACCGACGTGGCCCGCGTGTCCAAGCACGGGGGCGGTGTGGGCGCATACCTGGGCTACGTGCGCTCGGCCGGGGCGGCGATCCGCGGCGTGGCCAATTCGTCCGGCGGCGTGGTGCCGTGGATCAAGCAGCTCAACAACACCGCCGTCAGCGTGGACCAGCTTGGCCAGCGCAAGGGCGCCATCGCGGTATACCTGGATGTATGGCACCGCGACATCGAGAGCTTCCTGGACCTGCGCCTGAACAATGGCGACCAGCGCCTGCGCGCGCACGATGTGTTCACCTCGGTGTGCCTGCCCGACCTGTTCATGGAGGCGGTGGAGCGGCGCGGTGACTGGTACCTGTTCGATCCGTACGAAGTGAAGCGGATCAAGGGCTGGTACCTGCAGGAATTCCATGACGAACAACGCGGCCAGGGCAGCTTCCGCGACCGCTACGCCGAGGTGGTGGCCGACGAACGCATCAGCCGCCGCACGATCAAGGCCATCGACCTGTTCAAGCGGATCATGGTCAGCCAGCTGGAGACCGGCAATCCCTTCATGTTCTACCGGGACGAAGTGAACCGGATGAACCCGAACAAGCACGCCGGCAAGGTGTACTCCAGCAACCTGTGCACCGAGATCCTGCAGAACATGAGCCCCACCCGGCTGATGCAGGAGATGATCAGTGGCGACCAGATCGTCACCACCCGCCAGGCCGGCGATTTCGTGGTGTGCAACCTGTCCTCGATCAACCTGGGGCGTGCGGTCACTGCGGCGCCGGACCTGCTGTCCAGCGATGTTCTGGAGCGGCTGGTGCCGATCCAGGTGCGAATGCTCGACAACGTGATCGACCTCAACCAGCTGCCGGTGCCGCAGGCCACCATCACCAACCGCAAGTACCGCGCGATCGGGCTGGGCACCTTCGGCTGGCACCACCTGCTGGCGCTGAAACAGATCGACTGGAACGACACCCAGGCCGAAGACTATGCCGACAGCCTGTACGAGCGCATCAACTACCTGGCCATCCAGGCCAGCATGCGCCTGGCCGAGGAAAAGGGCCGCTACAGCACCTTCGTGGGCAGCGACTGGCAGACCGGCGAGTACTTCCGCGCGCGCCACTACGACAGCCCGGCCTGGCAGGAACTGGCCGCGCAGGTCAGCGTGCACGGGCTGCGCAACGGCTGGCTGCTGGCGGTAGCGCCGAACATGAGCACCGCGCAGATCGCCGGCTCCAGCGCCTCCATCGACCCGGTGTACGGGGCGTTCTACTACGAGGAAAAGAAGGACTTCCGCCGCCCCGTGGCCGCGCCCGGGCTGTCGCTGGACACTTACCCGTACTACGAAAAAGGCGCCTACCGGCTGGACCAGTTCGCCAGCATCCGCCAGAACGCGCGCCGCCAGCGCCACGTGGACCAGTCGATCAGCTTCAACCTGTACGTGCCCAGCACCATCCGCGCCAGCACCCTGCTCGCCCTGCACATGAGCGCGTGGCGCGAAGGCCTGAAAACCACCTACTACGTGCGCTCCAACGACATCGACATCGACGAATGCGAATGGTGCGGTAGTTGA
- a CDS encoding DASS family sodium-coupled anion symporter — MLKRLQDLFRYFNGAVPFRLVPALIATAVLVTLLLLPCPAGLTPKAWGLVAIFLTTIVAIILKVMPIGVMAMMAIVIVSLSQVTSTSSKGAITDALSSFASPLIWLIVVAILISRGLKKTGLGSRIGLMFIALLGKRTLGVGYGLAVCELVLAPFTPSNTARGGGIVHPVMRSIANAFDSDPAKGTEGKVGTYLALVNYHANPITSAMFLTATAPNPLVVDYVAKATGQQFHLTWTTWALCMLVPGLVCLLLMPLVIYLLSPPQLKATPNAVDYARAELARMGPLAPKEKVMMGTFGLLLVLWANVPAMLFGPAWTLDPTVVAFLGLFVLIITGTIDWDDVLSEKSAWDTLVWFGALVMMAEQLNKLGVIGWFSEGMKGAIVASGMGWEAIAAVLVLAFVFSHYLFASTTAHISAMLLAFLGVGALLIPAEYVVPFMLMMTAGSAIMMTLTHYATGTSPIIFGSGYVSLGTWWRVGFVMCVFELVVFAVVGGAWWKVLGYW, encoded by the coding sequence ATGCTCAAGCGACTGCAGGACCTGTTCCGCTACTTCAACGGGGCGGTACCGTTCCGGCTGGTGCCGGCTTTGATCGCCACGGCGGTGCTGGTCACCCTGTTGCTGCTGCCCTGCCCGGCCGGGCTCACGCCCAAGGCCTGGGGGCTGGTGGCGATCTTCCTGACCACCATCGTGGCGATCATCCTCAAGGTGATGCCGATCGGGGTGATGGCGATGATGGCGATCGTCATCGTGTCGCTGTCGCAGGTCACCTCGACCTCGTCCAAGGGCGCCATCACCGACGCCCTCAGCAGTTTTGCCAGCCCGCTGATCTGGCTGATCGTGGTGGCGATCCTGATCTCGCGCGGCCTGAAGAAGACCGGGTTGGGCAGCCGCATCGGGCTGATGTTCATCGCCCTGCTCGGCAAACGCACGCTGGGCGTTGGCTATGGCCTGGCGGTGTGCGAGCTGGTGCTGGCGCCTTTCACGCCCAGCAACACCGCCCGCGGCGGCGGCATCGTGCACCCGGTGATGCGCTCGATCGCCAACGCGTTCGATTCGGACCCGGCCAAGGGCACCGAAGGCAAGGTGGGCACCTACCTGGCCCTGGTGAACTACCACGCCAACCCGATCACCTCGGCGATGTTCCTCACCGCCACCGCGCCCAACCCGCTGGTGGTGGACTACGTGGCCAAGGCGACCGGCCAGCAGTTCCACCTGACCTGGACCACCTGGGCGCTGTGCATGCTGGTGCCGGGGCTGGTCTGCCTGCTGCTGATGCCGCTGGTGATCTACCTGTTGTCGCCACCGCAACTGAAGGCCACGCCGAACGCGGTGGACTACGCGCGCGCCGAACTGGCACGGATGGGCCCACTGGCGCCGAAGGAGAAGGTGATGATGGGCACCTTCGGCCTGCTGCTGGTGCTGTGGGCGAACGTGCCGGCCATGCTGTTCGGGCCGGCGTGGACGCTGGATCCCACCGTGGTCGCCTTCCTGGGCCTGTTCGTGCTGATCATCACCGGCACCATCGACTGGGACGATGTGCTCTCGGAAAAGAGTGCGTGGGACACGCTGGTGTGGTTTGGCGCACTGGTGATGATGGCCGAGCAGCTCAACAAACTCGGCGTGATCGGCTGGTTCTCCGAGGGCATGAAGGGCGCCATCGTGGCCAGCGGCATGGGCTGGGAAGCCATCGCCGCGGTGCTGGTGCTGGCGTTCGTGTTCTCGCACTACCTGTTCGCCAGCACCACCGCGCACATCAGCGCGATGCTGCTGGCCTTCCTCGGCGTGGGCGCCCTGCTGATTCCGGCCGAGTACGTGGTGCCCTTCATGCTGATGATGACCGCCGGCTCGGCCATCATGATGACGCTCACCCATTACGCCACCGGCACCTCGCCGATCATCTTCGGCAGCGGCTACGTCAGCCTGGGGACGTGGTGGCGCGTCGGGTTCGTGATGTGCGTGTTCGAGCTGGTGGTGTTTGCCGTGGTCGGCGGTGCGTGGTGGAAGGTGCTGGGATACTGGTAG
- a CDS encoding flavodoxin, whose translation MRILLAYASLSGNTREVARLVAARCQALGHPLQLLDVDGDTAAALAQPRDALLLGCWTDNAGRTPAEMKAFVATLRDTAGLPPGLGVAVFGTGETQWGPEYYCGAAHRLARFFGSPHPVLEIEQMPHGQADTHAIHQWTDTVLARIETATHADPARRHA comes from the coding sequence ATGCGCATCCTGCTTGCCTATGCATCGCTGAGCGGCAACACGCGCGAGGTGGCGCGGCTGGTCGCGGCACGCTGCCAGGCCCTGGGCCACCCGCTGCAGCTGCTGGACGTGGACGGCGATACCGCTGCCGCGCTGGCACAGCCACGCGATGCGCTGCTGCTGGGCTGCTGGACCGACAACGCCGGCCGGACCCCGGCGGAGATGAAAGCCTTCGTGGCCACGCTGCGCGACACCGCCGGGCTGCCGCCCGGCCTTGGCGTGGCCGTGTTCGGCACCGGCGAAACGCAATGGGGCCCGGAGTACTACTGCGGCGCCGCGCATCGCCTGGCACGCTTCTTCGGCTCGCCGCACCCGGTGCTGGAAATCGAGCAGATGCCGCACGGGCAGGCCGATACCCACGCCATCCACCAGTGGACCGACACCGTGTTGGCCCGCATCGAGACCGCTACCCATGCAGATCCTGCACGCCGCCACGCCTGA
- a CDS encoding ribonucleotide-diphosphate reductase subunit beta, which produces MATPLERIKILEPRHPNRSTGIINGRTSGILNWNDIPYPSFYRAYKELSTNFWIPDEVDMKGDARGYGELNAREKNAYDSIIGLLATLDSPQTRFIYNVAEYITDPAAHANAAIIGQQEVIHNESYSYVLASIAGLADQNRVFEIARTHPTILARNQPIMQSYDDFMREKTAETLIRSLIQSSILEGINFYSGFAFFYNLVRQNRMTGTGKIISFINRDELAHTKFISELIRAIIGENQQLQGDQLTAYVHDAFEHAIALETRWTGEVLDGIDGIDVDEMIRYVKYRANKMAGMLGIEKLYSDTNVNVMPWIKAYADNFTETKTDFFEMRNASYKKTNSDNGFDDL; this is translated from the coding sequence ATGGCAACACCGCTGGAACGCATCAAGATCCTCGAACCGCGCCACCCCAACCGCTCCACCGGCATCATCAACGGCCGCACCAGCGGCATCCTGAACTGGAATGACATCCCCTACCCGTCCTTCTACCGGGCCTACAAGGAGCTGTCGACCAACTTCTGGATCCCCGACGAAGTGGACATGAAGGGCGACGCGCGCGGCTACGGCGAGCTCAATGCGCGCGAAAAGAACGCCTACGATTCGATCATCGGCCTGCTGGCCACGCTCGATTCCCCGCAGACCCGCTTCATCTACAACGTGGCCGAGTACATCACCGACCCGGCCGCGCACGCCAACGCCGCGATCATCGGCCAGCAGGAGGTGATCCACAACGAGAGCTACAGCTACGTACTGGCCTCCATCGCCGGGCTGGCCGACCAGAACCGCGTGTTCGAAATCGCCCGCACGCATCCCACCATTCTGGCGCGCAACCAGCCGATCATGCAGTCCTACGACGACTTCATGCGCGAGAAGACCGCCGAGACCCTGATCCGGTCGCTGATCCAGTCCTCGATCCTGGAAGGCATCAACTTCTATTCCGGCTTCGCGTTTTTCTACAACCTGGTCCGCCAGAACCGCATGACCGGCACCGGCAAGATCATCAGCTTCATCAACCGCGACGAACTGGCCCACACCAAGTTCATCAGCGAACTGATCCGCGCCATCATCGGCGAGAACCAGCAGCTTCAGGGCGACCAGCTCACCGCTTACGTGCACGATGCATTCGAGCATGCCATCGCGCTGGAAACGCGCTGGACCGGCGAGGTGCTGGACGGTATCGATGGCATCGACGTGGACGAGATGATCCGTTACGTGAAGTACCGCGCCAACAAGATGGCCGGCATGCTCGGCATCGAGAAGCTGTACAGCGACACCAACGTCAACGTGATGCCGTGGATCAAGGCCTACGCCGACAATTTCACCGAGACCAAGACCGACTTCTTCGAGATGCGCAACGCCAGTTACAAGAAGACCAATTCGGACAACGGCTTCGACGACCTGTGA
- a CDS encoding thioredoxin family protein: MQILHAATPDAYHTALRDHPTVLVDFHKDNCPGCRMLDMSLTSIADSPRAAGIVLLKVHLETIGEVFFRSLGLRQTPTLLLVRDGHEVARLAGYQSPKQIGDALAAAMAT; this comes from the coding sequence ATGCAGATCCTGCACGCCGCCACGCCTGACGCCTACCACACCGCCCTTCGCGACCATCCCACCGTGCTGGTGGATTTCCACAAGGACAACTGCCCTGGCTGCCGCATGCTGGACATGTCGCTGACCAGCATCGCCGATTCACCGCGCGCCGCCGGCATCGTGCTGCTCAAGGTCCACCTGGAAACCATCGGCGAAGTGTTCTTCCGCAGTTTGGGCCTGCGCCAGACACCCACCCTGCTGCTGGTCCGTGACGGACACGAAGTAGCGCGGCTGGCCGGTTACCAGTCGCCGAAGCAGATCGGCGACGCCCTCGCGGCCGCCATGGCAACGTAA